The Aeoliella mucimassa genome includes the window TGGCCCACTTTCGGGTACCGTCGAAATCGCAGCACACAAGCTCGCCAGTAGCAAAAATGGCCGCTACGTAGTGGCCATTAGTCGCTGGCGTAGGAGCCGCAAAACCGGTTTCTTGGAGTACGTTGGGGAGTTCTTCGGTTGGATCATCACTCCCCAACAGCTCCACATCATGCTGCCAGAGCAATGCACCAGTGTCGGCATTCAAGCAGTAAACCTGACGGGTATCGTCGTCGGCCCCCGTTAGAAATACCTTTTGCTCCCACACCACCGGCGAGCTCATGCCATGCTTTGGGAGTTCGATGCTCCATTTGACTCCTTTCCCTTCAGCGACATCCCAGTCGATCGGAGGAGTCGCCGTAGGAGCCCGCCCAAGCCCATCTGGCCCGCGAAAGTTGGGCCAGTTTTGCAGCACTTGGTCACGAGAAATGGTGGGAACCGGTTCCGACACTTCCTGGCCGGATGGCATTTCTTGAGGGGAGCAGCCAAGCAACACGCCGGTAAACAGAGTGATTCCCCACAACAACTGACAGCGCACCCGTCGCATCGGCTCGTTCCTTCACAGCTCGTGATTACTCAGCTACACGCACGCATTTCAATTCGCTTTGGTCGCGGATCAGCAACTTGCCATCCGCCAGCGCGAGAGGTGCCCAGTTTTGCGAACGCCCCCCTCCTCTTCCGCCGAAACCTCCGCCAGAGCTTCCCCCACCGAGCATTTCGGCCGCTGCTAGCTGCTTAAACTCCTTGGGATCGGGATCGATCAGATAAAGCGTTTGCGATCCATCGGTAGCGAGTATGACTCCATCAACCAGTATCATGCTTCCCTTGTCGAAATTGGGTCTTCGTTTCGTCTTCCACATGATATTGCCATCCATGTCCATACAAACAAGTCCATCCCGGCGACTGTTTGTGCCGTACTGGGCATAAAAGTATCCATCGTGCAGGATCGGCGGTTTCGTTTGATCACCAAACTCTTCGGTGGTAAATAGTCCACTCGTCTGATAGGAACCATCGTCCTGCTTATCGACATGAATCATCGTGGCCCCCAGTTCGTACCCACCCACGACGAGCACCCGATTTTCTCCCGCATCCACCGCACTTGGCACAGGAATATGGCAGTGCCACTTCTCGTATTGCCAGAGAATCGCCCCCGACTTTGGATGCATGCCAACGATCTTGCCCATTTCGTTTTCGTCAGGGCTTGTTCGCCGGAATGGATTGGTGGACGGGGTTACCATCACCACATGGTCTTCACCGTCGATGTGAACGATACTGGGGCTCACGTACCCGACGTAGCCAAGCGAGGGGGTCTTCCACGCAATCTCTCCTGTGAGCTTGTGGTAAGCGACAACGCCTGCTTCGGGGGCTTGCGAGGCAACGATCAGCAAGTCGCCATACACCAAGGGATTCTGCGTAATCGCCCAAATCGGAAACCGGCTGGCGGGTCCCGGACCACGCGGATAGCCTTCGCCAAGTTCGCCACCGAAGTCGGTCCAGATGTTCTTGTTCCACACTGGCAGGTGGGTGGTGAGATCGACGCAATAGAGATCTCCATTGTGCCCGCAGGTATAGATATAGTTGCCATCGACCGTCGGTACGCTCCGAGAACCAGGGAAACTAACCGATCCTGGGGCCTCGTAAGAGAAGGTCCACCGTTCTTCCCCGGTTGCGAATGAGAAGCAGCGAGCGTATCCCCTACTTCATCGTCACGATCGAGCAAGTAGACTTTGCCATCACTCACGACTGGGCCGCCGAAACCAGGCTCGACCTTGGCGGTCCACACAACCTCAGGGCCAGTTTCGGGCCACGATCGCAGGATGCCAGTTTCGGAAGAGGTAGAATCTCGGTTCGGCCCCAAATACTGCGGCCATTCCTCGGCTCGCACATTGTAGGCAACGAACAGAACAGCAATCGTTGCCAATCGTATCACGTGTTTCATTGTTCCTGGCTTTCTCGTTCTCACTTACTAGGTGAAGGCGCAGACCATCCTCTGAGGATGAAACCCGCCATCCCCCCGGTGGTTTCGCAACTTGCGCAACAACGCAAAACGGTTTTCGCCGCGCAAGCGACGGAGACAAGTACCGCTCATCCGCTGACTTACATGCGGTAGCCAGGCTTCTTGTAGAGTTCTCCCTCTCCATGGAGAATATCGGTGTCATATACTTTTTGCTTCCAGTCCTTGGAACTCACCTCCTCCATAGCGACCGATATCGACTCCTCTCCATACCCCAGAGTCGCCATCACCGCTTCGGTAATCTGATTCGCCAAGTCGGTTTTCTGTTGCTCCGATTTTCCGGGCCAGAGTTTGACTATCACGTGTGGCATTTCGACCTCCGATAGTTTTCAATCTGTCTAAACTTGCACGTGTTTCGCTTGCTCAACATACTCGTCTACTCGCCCTGGGCGGATGACTCCCGCTTTCAAAGCCGCTTCGGCGGCTTCGCTAACTTTTTGCTGATAGACTTCCGGCGTTGGATAGAGCTGTTTCAGCACCTCGCTTGGCAGTGGTTTAGACGTCCCATACAGCGAGGCAAGACTGAACGCGGCGGTTTCGCCTTTGTTGCAGGCAATTGGTACCTCGACCTCGGGCAATCGCACACCACCGCGGGCGTTGCCATGTTCGTCGCGTACAACTTGAGGATTCGTCCCTTCGGTCACTTCGATCCGTGCCTGCTCCGCAGGCGCAGTGCCGCCGGCCGCCCATCGTGCTAACGCAACTAGCGCCGCGTCGGCGGTGGGTTGCCAGGTAATCTTGCTTCCAATCGAAAGGCTCGCTCCCATCAATCCGTCGCGTCGTCGCAAACTCTCCATGTACTTGCTATTCGGTTGCGGCGCATGCGAGGCGCCGGCAACCTCCCAGAAGCGAAACTTCTCGGTATCAGGCTGTTTGGTTGCCAGGCTGAACAACGTTTCGGTCTCGGAGTTCACCACGATTGTTGGCACATCAAGATCATCCCGAATACAAGTGGGTTGAAAGAATCCCGTGTCGGGCGAGCTGGAGGAGGGAACCGTAAGATCGAGCACCTTATCGTCGAAGCTCACCCTCACCCCAAAATCGATCATCGGCATATACGCGTCGAATACCTGGTCGCGGGGATGGATCGCATTCATGTAGGTTCGCAACCGCCCGGCCGATTGCGAGGCTCCCGTCGCGATGACCTGCTTTACTTCGAGCCCCCCCAGCGGATCGACGCTTGAACTCGGGCGAGTCGGGCCAACTGCCCGGCCTGCTTGGCTGAACATATCGAACGAGTAGGAATCGCCGGGAGTTGAAAGCGTGCCATACCGATCGGGGTCCCACCTCTTGAGTCCTTGCGGTGCTAGCGCGAAGCCGTTGAGACCTATCTGCTGACACGAGACCATCACGAAGGCAAACCCATCGCGATAGAGATCGCGTGAAACCGAACCGAGCAGTGCGATCTCCCAACCAACCGTGACGTTCAGCCATTCCACTACGACGGTGCCATTGAACTTGGCAGGGTCTTTTGGGCGTCGTACAAGGAGCCGAGTTTTGTAACGGGCCTTGTCACCGGGCTCAACGTCCCATTTGCCATCCTTCGAGAGATCCGTCGTCGGCCGATACTGCACCGCATCGCCTTCGAGAAAGTACTCCTCCTCCACGTATCCGTAGGTGTCGAGATCGTCGACGAAAGCAGAAAAGGGATGCCCGCGCCGCCCTCCGGTGATCGGTCCCGTGATGCTCGAAACCGGCTCGGCTGCCAGCACTGGAAGCGAAGGGAGCAGCATCGAACCAGCGACACCAGCGGTAAGTTGCGTAAGGATCTCACGTCTTGAAAGCATCATTTGTCCTCGAAGTTCTTTCCAATCACTCGTAGCGGCACGATTGTATCCGAACAGCCAGCGATCAAATCTACTCTGGCCGATGGCTCGATAACAACGCGAAGTAGCACCTCATAACTCTGTGGGCGTTGGTTTGCACTCTGGATCCAGTAACCTTGCCCATAATCAAGTTTCCGTACGCCTGCTCACCACCGGCAAAACCGACTTACTGCTCTGTTTGTCATCTTTCTCATTCCACTATTCAATGACACTCGAGAAGTGCTTCGTAGGGTACTCGTAAGTTACCCCAAGTCGGTCGTACTTGTTTCACACTTTGGTCGATGGAACCACATTCAACCATCGCTTTTTGCAGCAGACCGCGGCCAACGCGATGTACCTGTCACGACTGGTTTTTTCTAGAGTTCCATCGGCGCCAGGGAAGTATCAGGCGCACCAACATGGCGAAGACTCAGGCTCCCCACTGCGGTAATCGACATCAACAAGGCTGCGTTCAAGTAACTTGCGGTCGCCCCTGCGGTGGTTCCCAAAGCGGCCAGCAGAGCCCCGAAAGCGGCGATGGCGACTGCCCCGCCAACCTGGCGACAGGTATTAAGCACTCCGCTGGCAGTTCCCGCACGGCGACGCGGCACGCTATTCAGCAACAACGATGTGGCTGAGGGCATCGCGAGCCCTCCGCCAATTCCGACGGGTGCCATCCAGGCCACGAGCACCGGCACACTAGCACTTTCGGCGAACGCAGCCAGCCCGAACAGTCCTACGCTCATCGACACCTGACCAAGCACGATCGGCATCCATGCACCGTATCGTTCAGCAAGACGCGCAGCGAGCATTGGCATGAAGATCGAGAATGCAGTAACCGGCACAAAGGCCAGTCCCGTATCCATAGGATTCAATCCACGCTCTGCTTGCAGGAACAGACTCGCAACGAACACCATGCCAAAGAAAGCCACCATGAATGAGAAGCCAATGGCCAATGGCATCGCCGCCGCGTACGAGCGGAATAGGCCCAATGGAACCATGGGATGGGTTCCTTGCATCTGCAGCCACAAGAACACGGCTCCTGTAGCTAGAGCCAACGATAGCGAGGCGAGTACTGCGGTGTTGCTGATTCCCTGCTCACCAGCTTCAATCAAACCATAGGTCAAAGCAGTTAAGGCCACAAGCGAAGTGACTTGCCCTTTCCAATCGAACGAAGTGGGATGGCAATGCGAACGCGGCACCCCGGCTAACAACCATGCTGCGATGGCTCCTACCGGCAAGTTGATCAAGAAAATCAGCCGCCAGCTGAGCATGGTTAGCGCTCCTCCCACCAATGGACCAGACGCCGAAGCCACTGCTCCGCCGACCGCCCAGATTCCGATGGCGCGAGCCTTCTTCGTGGGATCTGGAAACGCTTCGCCGATCAGCGACAAGGAGGCTGGAGTCATGAAGGCCGCGCCTGTTCCCTGCACAAACCGGGCGGCAATCAACAACCCGATTCCGTCGGCCATGGCACAGCCAACAGAACTTATAACAAACAGCGTCAGCCCAGCAACGAAAACGGTTTTCGCTCCCATTCGATCTGAAAGCGATCCGGCCAAAAGCAATAGCGCTGCAAATGGCAGCGTGTAACCATCCATCACCCACTGCAAGCCGGTGATGCCGCCACCCACGCTTTCACCAATCGCAGGTAGCGCGACGCTTACTACCAAGGCATCCAATGTGATAATAAAGAAACCGAGCAACGCAACGGCCAGCGTCCTGACTGGCGCTCCGCTGGCTACCGACGTAGTCGAGGCCTCCGCTTCCGTGTTGGTCTCTTCCATTCAGTAACCCTCCGTTACGATGCTCGTGGTTTCATAGGCTGTTCTCACGCGTTGGCACACGACATTGGTGTGTTGCGGTTACTTCTGATACTGCTCGTCGGTAACGTGCTCCATCCACTCCACGGCCGATCCATTCAGGGCTTCTTGAATAGCAATGTGGGTCATGGCCGTCGTGGGGCTTGCTCCGTGCCAGTGCTTGATGCCTGGTGGGAACCAAACCACATCGCCAGGACGGATCTCTTGAATCTCCTCCCCTTCGCATTGCACCCAACCAAGGCCTGCTGTGACGACCAGCGTTTGACCAAGCGGGTGGGTGTGCCAGGCCGTGCGTGCGCCTGGTTCGAAGGTAACCGTGGATCCGGTAACACGAGCAGGTTCGGGTGCCTGGAACAACGGATCGATACGGGTACGCCCGGTGAACCAATCGGCTGGTCCGGCAACTGAGTCTTGACTTCCGACACGTGTGATTTGCATGAGAGTCTCCTTATAGTTATCAGGTGAATGGCTGCATTGGGCAGCGAGCAGCGATGGTAACGCACCCGCTGACACAATAGTGGCTCCAGTGGCCTTGAGAAAAGTTCGGCGAGGAATATTGGGTATCATGGAACGGTCATTCCTCCATCCACAGTAATGGCTTGTCCTACAATGTAGCTTGCCGCCGAGCTACAGAGCCACAACACGACCGCGGCAACCTCCTCGGGCCGCCCCGCACGGCCGATCGGCACACTGGCCGCAAACTGGGTATAGGCTTCTTCGTCGCCGCTGACGACATCGCGGG containing:
- a CDS encoding MFS transporter, with amino-acid sequence MEETNTEAEASTTSVASGAPVRTLAVALLGFFIITLDALVVSVALPAIGESVGGGITGLQWVMDGYTLPFAALLLLAGSLSDRMGAKTVFVAGLTLFVISSVGCAMADGIGLLIAARFVQGTGAAFMTPASLSLIGEAFPDPTKKARAIGIWAVGGAVASASGPLVGGALTMLSWRLIFLINLPVGAIAAWLLAGVPRSHCHPTSFDWKGQVTSLVALTALTYGLIEAGEQGISNTAVLASLSLALATGAVFLWLQMQGTHPMVPLGLFRSYAAAMPLAIGFSFMVAFFGMVFVASLFLQAERGLNPMDTGLAFVPVTAFSIFMPMLAARLAERYGAWMPIVLGQVSMSVGLFGLAAFAESASVPVLVAWMAPVGIGGGLAMPSATSLLLNSVPRRRAGTASGVLNTCRQVGGAVAIAAFGALLAALGTTAGATASYLNAALLMSITAVGSLSLRHVGAPDTSLAPMEL
- a CDS encoding tautomerase family protein yields the protein MPHVIVKLWPGKSEQQKTDLANQITEAVMATLGYGEESISVAMEEVSSKDWKQKVYDTDILHGEGELYKKPGYRM
- a CDS encoding (R)-mandelonitrile lyase translates to MQITRVGSQDSVAGPADWFTGRTRIDPLFQAPEPARVTGSTVTFEPGARTAWHTHPLGQTLVVTAGLGWVQCEGEEIQEIRPGDVVWFPPGIKHWHGASPTTAMTHIAIQEALNGSAVEWMEHVTDEQYQK
- a CDS encoding alpha/beta hydrolase domain-containing protein: MMLSRREILTQLTAGVAGSMLLPSLPVLAAEPVSSITGPITGGRRGHPFSAFVDDLDTYGYVEEEYFLEGDAVQYRPTTDLSKDGKWDVEPGDKARYKTRLLVRRPKDPAKFNGTVVVEWLNVTVGWEIALLGSVSRDLYRDGFAFVMVSCQQIGLNGFALAPQGLKRWDPDRYGTLSTPGDSYSFDMFSQAGRAVGPTRPSSSVDPLGGLEVKQVIATGASQSAGRLRTYMNAIHPRDQVFDAYMPMIDFGVRVSFDDKVLDLTVPSSSSPDTGFFQPTCIRDDLDVPTIVVNSETETLFSLATKQPDTEKFRFWEVAGASHAPQPNSKYMESLRRRDGLMGASLSIGSKITWQPTADAALVALARWAAGGTAPAEQARIEVTEGTNPQVVRDEHGNARGGVRLPEVEVPIACNKGETAAFSLASLYGTSKPLPSEVLKQLYPTPEVYQQKVSEAAEAALKAGVIRPGRVDEYVEQAKHVQV